In Desulfomicrobium apsheronum, the following proteins share a genomic window:
- a CDS encoding PGPGW domain-containing protein, with the protein MLAGLEGWAEGLGWLAAFSALTFVGSLLVIPLVAARIPADYFCADRRGKTPWRRRRPGLRMIVLILKNALGLILFLAGVLMLFLPGQGLLTIFLGIMLMDFPGKYRLERYIISRGPVLRGINWLRKRSKVAPLEVMECDDQF; encoded by the coding sequence ATGTTGGCGGGACTTGAAGGGTGGGCGGAAGGGCTTGGCTGGCTGGCCGCCTTTTCCGCGTTGACATTCGTGGGCTCGCTGCTGGTCATCCCCCTGGTGGCCGCTCGCATCCCCGCCGACTATTTCTGCGCTGACAGACGCGGCAAGACGCCGTGGCGCAGGCGCCGTCCAGGCTTGCGCATGATCGTGCTGATCCTCAAGAACGCACTGGGGCTGATCCTTTTCCTGGCCGGAGTACTTATGCTCTTTCTGCCCGGCCAGGGGCTGCTGACCATTTTTCTCGGCATCATGCTCATGGATTTTCCCGGCAAATACAGGCTGGAAAGGTACATTATCTCACGCGGGCCAGTCTTGCGCGGCATAAACTGGCTCAGGAAGCGCTCCAAGGTTGCGCCCC